The Spirosoma foliorum genome has a window encoding:
- a CDS encoding ABC-F family ATP-binding cassette domain-containing protein, whose amino-acid sequence MLSVQNVSLRYGKRVLFDDVTIKFTPGNCFGVIGANGAGKSTLLKILSGEIEPQTGSVTMSPGERMSVLNQNQSAYDEFPVLQTVIMGNKRLYDIMQEKDILYAKEEFTDADGEKAAELESEFAEMNGWDAESDAATLLSGLGIKEDLHYSLMSDINGSEKVRVLLAQALFGNPDVLLLDEPTNNLDVESVIWLENFLANFNNTVIVVSHDRHFLDQVCTQIVDVDFSKVKLFAGNYSFWYESSQLALKQRQDQNKKTEDKRKELEEFIRRFSANASKSKQATSRAKLLEKLTLEDIQPSSRKYPYVNFKPEREPGDQILTVDNLTYTSEDGTKLFENLSFTMNRGDKIFLYSRDGLAVSALLDILAGERKADSGTFRWGITITMSYFPTDAEKEKFFQTDLNLVDWLRQYSVEKDESFIRGFLGRMLFSGEESLKKATVLSGGEKVRCMLSKMMLSGANVLMLDEPTNHLDLESIESLNNGLIDFKGPILFTSHDHQFVQTIATRIIEITPAGILDKLMTYDEFISDDRVKAQREELYAAVA is encoded by the coding sequence ATGCTATCGGTACAAAACGTCTCACTTCGCTACGGTAAGCGAGTTCTTTTCGACGACGTAACTATAAAATTTACACCCGGTAACTGCTTCGGTGTTATCGGCGCTAATGGAGCTGGTAAATCAACACTATTGAAAATTCTGTCGGGTGAAATTGAGCCGCAAACTGGCTCAGTAACCATGAGTCCTGGCGAACGTATGTCGGTGCTGAACCAGAACCAGTCTGCCTACGATGAATTTCCTGTTCTACAAACCGTCATTATGGGCAACAAACGCCTGTATGACATTATGCAGGAGAAAGATATCCTGTATGCCAAAGAAGAGTTTACCGACGCCGACGGCGAAAAAGCGGCTGAACTCGAATCGGAATTTGCCGAGATGAATGGTTGGGATGCTGAATCAGACGCGGCCACTTTATTATCGGGACTGGGCATTAAGGAAGACCTACACTACTCGTTGATGAGCGATATCAACGGTTCTGAAAAAGTGCGGGTACTATTAGCGCAGGCGCTCTTTGGTAACCCCGACGTGCTACTGCTTGACGAGCCGACCAACAACCTCGATGTTGAATCGGTGATCTGGCTCGAAAACTTCCTGGCTAATTTCAATAACACCGTTATCGTGGTTTCCCACGACCGGCACTTCCTGGATCAGGTTTGTACGCAAATTGTAGACGTTGACTTCAGCAAAGTGAAGCTCTTTGCGGGTAACTACTCATTCTGGTATGAATCGAGTCAACTGGCGTTGAAACAACGGCAGGATCAGAACAAGAAAACGGAGGATAAGCGGAAAGAACTGGAAGAGTTTATCCGGCGATTCTCGGCCAACGCGTCGAAATCGAAACAGGCTACCAGCCGGGCTAAATTGCTTGAAAAACTCACGCTGGAGGATATTCAGCCGTCATCCCGGAAATATCCGTACGTAAACTTCAAACCCGAACGTGAACCCGGCGATCAGATTCTGACGGTCGACAATCTGACCTATACTTCTGAAGACGGCACGAAGCTGTTTGAAAATCTATCGTTTACCATGAACCGGGGCGATAAGATTTTCCTCTATAGCCGCGATGGGCTTGCCGTTTCAGCTTTGTTGGATATTCTGGCTGGCGAACGCAAAGCCGATTCGGGTACATTCCGTTGGGGAATTACCATTACCATGTCGTATTTCCCGACAGATGCTGAGAAGGAAAAATTCTTCCAGACCGATCTTAACTTAGTTGACTGGCTACGGCAGTATTCGGTTGAAAAAGATGAAAGCTTTATTCGAGGTTTCCTGGGTCGTATGTTGTTCTCGGGCGAAGAATCACTGAAGAAAGCTACTGTATTAAGTGGGGGCGAAAAAGTGCGGTGTATGCTATCGAAAATGATGCTGTCGGGCGCCAACGTCCTGATGCTCGACGAGCCTACCAACCACCTTGACCTCGAATCGATCGAATCGTTGAACAATGGCCTGATTGACTTTAAAGGCCCGATTCTGTTTACCTCGCACGATCACCAGTTTGTACAGACGATTGCGACGCGTATCATCGAAATCACCCCGGCTGGTATCCTTGACAAATTGATGACCTACGATGAATTCATCTCTGACGATCGTGTGAAAGCACAGCGCGAGGAGTTGTACGCAGCAGTAGCATAG
- a CDS encoding formylglycine-generating enzyme family protein, with product MGTHSLIPPSFSGRADVREGLGGRLLPWGSLLLSACLFGFSLTSCQTSSKSAEEQAKASADSAAACIAKGMPSRSAAIRNAASGPESGTGTTEGMVLIPGGTFLMGADEFVDARPVHSVTVKGFWMDEHEVTNAEFARFVAATGYQTIAERPLNPADYPNVPVEQLVPGSAVFKPTAQKVSLTNPLQWWEYVKGASWQHPKGANSSIKGHENEPVVHVSYDDALAYAKWAGKRLPTEAEWEFAAQGGKGNHTYYWGNELKPAGKWVANIYQGSFPDHNTTEDGFVDVAPVKSFPANPYGLYDMDGNVWEWCQDFYRPDYYTKLVTNNPQGPTDSYDPDEPGAVKRVQRGGSFLCSDEYCIRYKAGSRGKGEVSSGSNNLGFRCVRDK from the coding sequence ATGGGTACCCATTCTTTAATCCCTCCATCGTTTTCAGGCCGGGCCGACGTTCGGGAGGGGTTGGGCGGTCGGCTGCTGCCGTGGGGTAGCCTTCTCCTCTCAGCTTGTCTATTCGGTTTTAGCTTAACAAGCTGCCAAACGTCCTCCAAATCAGCCGAAGAACAGGCAAAGGCATCCGCCGATTCTGCCGCTGCCTGTATTGCAAAGGGAATGCCATCGCGATCGGCTGCTATTCGGAACGCTGCTTCCGGACCTGAATCGGGCACTGGAACTACGGAAGGGATGGTTCTGATTCCGGGGGGTACGTTTCTAATGGGTGCTGATGAGTTTGTAGATGCGCGGCCCGTTCATTCCGTAACGGTGAAAGGTTTCTGGATGGATGAACACGAAGTTACCAACGCTGAATTTGCCAGGTTTGTAGCGGCAACGGGTTACCAAACCATCGCCGAACGACCCTTGAATCCGGCAGATTATCCTAATGTGCCCGTTGAGCAATTAGTACCTGGTTCGGCAGTATTTAAGCCAACAGCTCAAAAAGTGTCACTTACGAATCCGTTGCAGTGGTGGGAATACGTAAAAGGCGCTAGCTGGCAACATCCAAAAGGAGCTAATAGCTCGATCAAAGGGCATGAAAACGAGCCTGTAGTTCATGTAAGTTATGACGATGCGCTTGCTTACGCGAAGTGGGCTGGAAAACGCTTACCAACCGAAGCCGAGTGGGAGTTTGCCGCTCAGGGTGGCAAAGGAAATCATACTTACTATTGGGGAAATGAATTGAAACCGGCTGGTAAATGGGTCGCCAATATTTACCAGGGCAGTTTTCCCGATCATAACACAACCGAAGATGGTTTTGTGGATGTCGCCCCCGTGAAGTCATTCCCCGCAAATCCATATGGACTGTACGATATGGACGGTAATGTCTGGGAGTGGTGTCAGGATTTTTATCGACCCGATTACTACACAAAATTGGTTACTAATAATCCACAAGGCCCAACCGACAGTTACGATCCCGATGAACCCGGTGCCGTGAAGCGTGTACAACGGGGAGGCTCGTTCTTATGTAGCGATGAGTACTGCATTCGGTACAAAGCAGGTAGCCGGGGCAAAGGCGAAGTAAGCAGCGGAAGTAATAACCTTGGCTTTCGCTGTGTTCGGGATAAATAA
- a CDS encoding adenylosuccinate synthase, producing MIDVLLGLQWGDEGKGKIVDVLAPQYQVVARFQGGPNAGHTLEFNGLKHVLHQIPSGIFRDDILNIIGNGVVLDPIVFKKEIDGLAKYNLSLTQNLQISRKASIIIPTHRLLDAAYEQAKGESKIGSTLRGIGPTYQDKVARLGLRVGDVESPNFRAKYDKLVAIHKVILDQNNFDYSSVLPQAEAEFFGAVEFMKEFQLSDSEYAINDAIQSGKKILAEGAQGSLLDIDFGSYPFVTSSSTMTAGACTGLGVAPRQIGEVFGIFKAYCTRVGSGPFPTELSDETGERIRAEGREFGATTGRPRRCGWLDLPALKYAIMINGVTQLVMMKVDVLNIFDEIKVCTHYELPDGSTTEQMPYDLCDTAVTPIYKSFKGWQTDLTNMRSFEEVPAELADYVYFLEDVLGLPINFISTSPDREAIIHRRAVIA from the coding sequence ATGATTGATGTTTTATTAGGCCTCCAGTGGGGCGACGAAGGAAAAGGTAAAATTGTGGACGTACTGGCTCCACAGTACCAGGTGGTAGCCCGGTTTCAGGGTGGTCCAAATGCTGGCCATACGCTTGAATTTAATGGCTTGAAGCATGTGTTACACCAAATTCCATCCGGTATTTTTCGTGACGATATCCTCAACATTATAGGGAATGGCGTAGTGCTTGATCCGATTGTGTTTAAAAAAGAAATCGACGGACTGGCAAAGTACAATCTATCCTTAACCCAGAATCTACAGATTTCCCGCAAAGCCTCCATCATTATCCCAACTCACCGACTCCTTGACGCTGCTTACGAGCAAGCCAAAGGTGAGTCGAAAATTGGCTCAACGCTCCGTGGTATTGGCCCAACCTATCAGGATAAAGTTGCTCGGCTGGGTTTACGGGTTGGCGATGTAGAATCACCAAACTTTCGTGCTAAATACGACAAGCTGGTCGCGATTCATAAAGTCATTCTGGATCAAAACAATTTCGATTATTCGTCGGTACTACCTCAGGCCGAAGCCGAGTTCTTTGGTGCTGTCGAGTTCATGAAGGAATTCCAACTGAGCGACAGTGAATATGCGATAAACGATGCGATACAAAGCGGCAAGAAAATTCTGGCCGAAGGCGCTCAGGGTTCGTTGCTTGATATTGACTTCGGGTCTTACCCATTCGTAACCTCATCGAGCACGATGACTGCCGGAGCTTGTACAGGTCTGGGCGTAGCTCCCCGTCAGATTGGTGAAGTATTCGGCATTTTCAAAGCCTATTGTACTCGCGTTGGTAGTGGCCCCTTCCCTACAGAACTTTCTGACGAAACGGGCGAACGCATTCGGGCAGAAGGTCGCGAGTTTGGCGCAACTACGGGTCGTCCTCGCCGTTGTGGCTGGCTCGATTTGCCTGCTCTGAAGTATGCGATTATGATTAATGGCGTGACTCAACTGGTGATGATGAAAGTTGATGTGCTCAACATCTTCGACGAAATCAAGGTGTGTACGCACTATGAATTGCCAGACGGAAGTACAACAGAACAGATGCCCTATGATCTTTGCGATACGGCGGTAACCCCTATCTACAAATCATTTAAAGGCTGGCAGACCGACCTGACGAATATGCGCTCTTTCGAGGAAGTACCTGCTGAGTTGGCAGACTATGTATATTTCCTGGAAGATGTGTTAGGCTTACCGATCAATTTCATCTCGACAAGCCCTGACCGTGAAGCCATAATCCATCGGCGCGCCGTGATTGCTTAA
- a CDS encoding RelA/SpoT family protein, which translates to MMNAVERQSDTEPVIDLELERQEILKRYRRLLRAAKPMLKGDDAKLIKKAFNTSAEAHKNMRRRSGEPYIYHPLAVAQIAVEEIGLGTTSIVAALLHDVVEDTDTTIADIDRAFGPKVARIIDGLTKISGFFEYGSSQQAENFRKMLLTLSDDVRVILIKLADRLHNMRTLDSMPRDKQLKIASETIYIYAPLAHRLGLYTIKSELEDLYLKHVEPEAYKDIAKKLRETRLARDRFIGRFIEPIEKDLAETGIKYIIKGRPKSIYSIWTKLNKSKKPFEEIYDLFAVRIILDVPPDEEKAACWRAYSIVTDHYKPNPDRLKDWISTPRTNGYESLHTTVMSKLGQWVEVQIRTERMNEIAEKGYAAHWKYKGNDTQTGAGIEAWISQVRDMIESAGSGDKKAAIEFVDDFRSNLYSEEVFVFTPKGDLQVLQRGATALDFAFDIHTQIGARCMAAKVNNTLVPLSYVLQNGDQVEVITSNRQKPNEDWLRFVVTSKAKTKIKDLIKEENKRYVTDGREAVNKKLRLLRIEMTNEIINQLRAYFGSKTTDDFFYRVGKGHIDVGELKKFKADKEAKENRTNKLNTDALPDAKAFVKELKKIHGERADADMLLIGEDMDKIDYTLSKCCNPISGDDVFGFVTINEGIKIHRVTCPNAVELMSNHGNRIIKAKWTSQKELAFLAGLRITGTDRVGLINDVTRVISNELHINMRSVAIDSKDGIFEGNIRLYVHDTSHLEILMRKLERVQGVFEVVRFDS; encoded by the coding sequence ATGATGAATGCAGTCGAACGTCAATCTGATACCGAGCCCGTAATTGATTTAGAGCTGGAACGACAGGAAATCCTGAAACGCTACCGGCGATTGCTGCGGGCGGCCAAGCCAATGCTTAAGGGAGATGACGCTAAACTGATTAAGAAGGCGTTTAATACCTCGGCAGAGGCTCACAAAAACATGCGTCGCCGGTCAGGGGAACCTTATATATATCATCCCCTGGCTGTTGCCCAAATTGCTGTTGAAGAAATTGGTCTCGGAACGACGAGTATAGTAGCCGCCCTCCTACATGATGTTGTTGAAGATACGGATACCACAATTGCCGACATTGACCGGGCCTTTGGCCCCAAAGTGGCCCGAATTATTGACGGCCTGACCAAGATCTCGGGCTTTTTTGAGTACGGCTCCTCACAACAGGCGGAGAATTTCCGAAAAATGTTGCTGACACTGTCAGATGATGTTCGAGTGATTCTGATTAAGCTCGCCGACCGTCTTCATAACATGCGAACGCTGGATTCGATGCCCCGCGACAAGCAGTTGAAGATTGCCTCCGAAACGATTTATATCTATGCTCCGCTGGCGCACCGGTTAGGTTTGTATACGATCAAATCAGAACTTGAAGACCTTTATCTAAAGCACGTAGAGCCAGAAGCCTATAAAGATATCGCGAAGAAACTACGGGAAACCCGACTCGCCCGCGATCGATTTATTGGCCGATTTATCGAGCCTATTGAGAAAGATCTCGCCGAAACAGGGATTAAATACATCATTAAAGGTCGCCCGAAGTCTATTTACTCGATCTGGACCAAGTTGAACAAATCGAAAAAACCGTTTGAGGAAATTTATGATTTGTTTGCCGTCCGGATTATCCTGGATGTACCGCCCGATGAGGAAAAAGCAGCTTGTTGGCGTGCTTATTCCATCGTTACGGATCACTACAAGCCTAACCCCGATCGGTTGAAAGACTGGATCAGTACACCGCGCACCAACGGTTATGAATCGCTTCATACAACCGTTATGAGTAAGCTGGGGCAGTGGGTAGAAGTGCAGATTCGTACGGAACGGATGAACGAAATTGCGGAAAAAGGCTACGCGGCTCACTGGAAATATAAAGGTAACGATACGCAGACCGGCGCCGGGATTGAAGCCTGGATTAGCCAGGTTCGCGATATGATTGAGTCGGCAGGTAGTGGCGACAAAAAGGCTGCCATCGAGTTTGTCGACGATTTTAGGAGCAACCTGTATAGCGAAGAGGTCTTCGTTTTTACCCCTAAAGGCGATCTTCAGGTGTTACAACGGGGCGCAACGGCCCTCGACTTTGCCTTTGATATCCATACCCAGATTGGTGCACGGTGCATGGCGGCCAAAGTCAACAATACGCTCGTGCCCCTAAGTTACGTCCTGCAAAACGGCGATCAGGTTGAGGTCATCACATCGAACCGGCAAAAGCCCAATGAAGACTGGTTGCGCTTCGTTGTCACCTCGAAGGCGAAGACAAAGATTAAAGACTTAATCAAGGAAGAAAATAAGCGCTACGTGACCGATGGCCGGGAAGCGGTCAACAAAAAGTTGCGCTTACTTCGGATCGAGATGACCAATGAAATCATCAATCAGTTGCGGGCCTATTTTGGCTCTAAAACAACGGATGATTTCTTCTATCGGGTTGGTAAAGGACATATCGATGTTGGCGAACTCAAGAAATTCAAAGCCGATAAAGAAGCCAAGGAAAATCGTACCAATAAGCTCAATACGGATGCTCTGCCCGACGCGAAGGCGTTTGTAAAAGAACTCAAAAAAATTCACGGCGAGCGGGCTGATGCCGACATGCTCCTCATTGGCGAGGACATGGATAAGATCGACTATACGCTCTCGAAATGTTGTAACCCGATTTCAGGCGATGACGTTTTTGGCTTCGTGACAATCAACGAAGGCATTAAAATTCACCGAGTTACCTGCCCCAATGCCGTTGAACTGATGTCGAATCATGGCAATCGGATTATCAAGGCCAAGTGGACGTCCCAGAAAGAACTGGCGTTTTTGGCTGGCCTTCGCATTACGGGTACCGACCGGGTAGGCTTAATCAACGATGTCACTCGCGTTATCAGCAACGAGCTGCACATTAACATGCGCTCTGTGGCGATTGATTCGAAGGATGGAATTTTTGAAGGCAATATTCGGCTCTACGTCCACGATACAAGCCACCTCGAAATCCTGATGCGCAAATTAGAGCGCGTTCAGGGTGTCTTTGAAGTCGTTCGCTTCGACTCTTAA
- a CDS encoding sulfatase family protein translates to MRTNRFYLLAGLLLAVAFITLSAYSIKKLETPSTPPPLTRPNAVRPNIIFIFSDDHTHQAISAYGSKLAKTPNIDRIANEGAILHTNIVTNSICGPSRATLLTGQFSHVNGYKLNEKVFDVRQSVFPEELQKNGYQTAWVGKMHLGALPHGFDYLNVLPGHGHYYNSDFVNSKNETVRYPGYVTNVITKLSLDWLKQRDESKPFFLVVGHKATHREWLPDIPDLGAYDNKTFPLPSTFYDDYKGRLAAQDQDMTIDKTMRLQEDLKVHIDYEKSGTYNRFTPEQRKPFQAYYDKISQEFDAKKLTGKALVEWKYQRYLKDYLSVANSLDRNIGELLAYLDKTGLAKNTVVVYASDQGFYMGEHGWFDKRWIYEESLRTPFVIRYPGVVKPHTHINQLVSNIDWAPTLLSLTGTAIPKYIQGESFLPLLKGEKTNWRKEAYYHYYEFPQPHHVSPHFGIRTEQYTLARFYGPKDFWELYDIKKDPHNLHNLYGSKGYEAITADLKGKLKKEILKYKDEEALKILESN, encoded by the coding sequence ATGAGAACAAATCGTTTCTATTTACTAGCTGGCTTACTTCTGGCAGTAGCCTTCATAACGCTCTCGGCGTATTCGATAAAAAAGCTGGAGACACCTTCGACACCACCGCCCCTTACTCGTCCGAATGCCGTCCGGCCCAATATTATCTTTATTTTTTCGGATGATCATACGCATCAGGCCATCAGCGCTTATGGGAGCAAACTGGCTAAAACACCGAACATTGATCGGATTGCGAATGAAGGTGCCATTCTGCATACCAACATCGTCACTAATTCGATTTGCGGACCCAGTCGGGCTACGTTGCTGACGGGACAATTCAGTCACGTGAATGGCTATAAACTCAACGAGAAAGTATTTGATGTTCGGCAGTCGGTATTTCCGGAAGAATTGCAGAAAAATGGGTACCAGACGGCCTGGGTTGGGAAAATGCACCTGGGGGCACTTCCTCATGGATTCGATTACCTGAATGTATTGCCAGGGCACGGGCATTATTACAACTCAGACTTTGTGAATTCGAAAAACGAGACGGTTCGGTATCCGGGTTATGTGACCAACGTGATTACCAAACTTTCGCTCGACTGGCTGAAGCAGCGCGATGAGTCGAAACCGTTTTTTCTGGTTGTCGGACACAAAGCCACCCACCGCGAATGGCTGCCCGATATTCCCGATCTGGGCGCTTATGACAACAAAACATTCCCGTTACCATCGACCTTCTACGATGATTACAAAGGGCGTTTAGCCGCTCAGGATCAGGACATGACGATTGATAAAACCATGCGCCTGCAAGAAGATCTGAAAGTGCATATCGACTACGAAAAGAGTGGTACTTATAATCGGTTTACGCCCGAGCAACGTAAGCCTTTTCAGGCCTATTATGATAAAATAAGTCAGGAGTTTGATGCGAAGAAGCTGACCGGCAAGGCATTGGTCGAATGGAAATACCAGCGCTATCTAAAAGATTATCTGTCAGTTGCCAATTCGCTGGACCGGAATATTGGGGAGTTACTCGCTTACCTGGATAAAACAGGTCTGGCTAAAAATACGGTGGTGGTGTACGCATCTGATCAGGGCTTTTACATGGGTGAGCACGGTTGGTTCGACAAACGCTGGATTTACGAAGAATCCCTGAGAACGCCTTTCGTGATCCGGTATCCAGGCGTGGTCAAACCACACACGCACATCAACCAACTGGTTTCTAATATCGACTGGGCACCCACGTTACTCAGCCTGACGGGTACAGCTATTCCAAAGTATATTCAGGGCGAATCGTTTCTGCCGTTATTGAAAGGAGAAAAGACGAATTGGCGAAAAGAAGCGTATTATCATTATTACGAGTTCCCGCAGCCGCACCACGTATCCCCGCATTTCGGCATTCGAACCGAACAGTACACATTGGCTCGGTTTTACGGACCGAAAGATTTCTGGGAATTGTACGACATTAAAAAAGATCCGCACAATCTGCATAATTTATACGGTTCAAAAGGTTACGAAGCGATTACGGCTGATTTAAAAGGAAAACTAAAGAAGGAGATTCTGAAGTATAAGGATGAAGAAGCGCTTAAGATTTTGGAAAGTAACTAG
- a CDS encoding DUF6934 family protein, whose amino-acid sequence MNYPSYDVAVSKNKSRYEFISVGRKGHIRKIVEYSYLDGLNLWNLGFGDFDPISNKIDDEVISDNGDGRKVIKTVALTLVQFLEAYPKETVIFMGSDSRRTLLYNRIVSQFYNEFSEKLLISGWSQEGIEIDIETGKQYIAFIIRKSS is encoded by the coding sequence ATGAATTACCCGAGTTATGATGTTGCTGTTTCTAAAAATAAGTCGCGCTACGAATTTATTAGCGTAGGTAGGAAAGGACATATCCGGAAAATTGTAGAGTACTCTTATCTTGACGGTCTTAATCTTTGGAATCTTGGCTTTGGTGATTTTGATCCAATTAGTAATAAAATTGACGATGAAGTAATTTCAGACAATGGAGATGGCCGAAAAGTCATTAAAACTGTTGCATTGACATTGGTCCAATTCTTAGAGGCATACCCGAAAGAAACTGTAATCTTTATGGGAAGCGACTCGCGCAGAACCTTACTTTACAATCGTATAGTATCACAATTTTATAACGAATTTTCAGAAAAGCTACTAATTTCGGGATGGAGTCAGGAAGGTATTGAAATTGATATTGAAACTGGCAAACAATACATTGCGTTTATTATTCGTAAATCCAGTTAA
- a CDS encoding YgaP family membrane protein gives MLFKKNISFVDQIVRAILIVDLLAPCLLGLLSEIVSYLFISFSIVLFISCVTRYCWIYDLFNISTSKQEINY, from the coding sequence ATGCTATTCAAAAAAAATATCAGTTTTGTGGACCAAATTGTGCGGGCCATACTCATTGTTGATTTGCTAGCACCTTGTTTGTTAGGGCTTTTGTCTGAGATTGTTTCTTATCTGTTCATTAGCTTTTCGATAGTCCTTTTTATTAGTTGTGTAACGCGTTATTGCTGGATTTACGATTTATTCAACATTTCAACCAGCAAACAAGAGATCAATTATTGA
- a CDS encoding Fur family transcriptional regulator has product MPAPTQTNLEAAQMIFRAYLERKGLRKTPERFAILEEIYNRKDHFDVDELYISMKNKKYRVSRATVYNTLDVLVDCDLVIKHQFGRNLAQYEKSYGFRQHDHLICTDCHKVMEFCDPRVQNIQNMVGDMLKFNVMHHSLIFYGSCARDFCENKKDIPNETQEVAVAMEE; this is encoded by the coding sequence ATGCCTGCGCCGACACAAACGAATTTAGAGGCCGCCCAGATGATTTTCAGGGCTTATCTCGAGCGGAAGGGCCTCAGAAAAACGCCCGAACGTTTTGCTATTCTGGAAGAGATTTACAATCGCAAAGACCACTTCGATGTGGACGAGTTGTATATCTCCATGAAGAATAAGAAGTACCGGGTTAGCCGGGCCACCGTCTACAATACCCTCGACGTACTCGTTGACTGTGATTTAGTTATTAAGCACCAGTTTGGTCGAAACCTGGCGCAATATGAAAAATCGTACGGTTTCCGTCAGCACGACCACTTGATTTGCACCGATTGCCATAAGGTGATGGAATTCTGTGACCCACGCGTTCAGAATATCCAGAACATGGTTGGCGATATGCTGAAATTCAACGTGATGCACCACTCCCTGATCTTTTACGGTTCCTGCGCCCGCGATTTCTGCGAGAACAAAAAGGATATTCCGAACGAGACACAGGAGGTTGCTGTAGCTATGGAAGAGTAA
- a CDS encoding dihydrolipoyl dehydrogenase family protein: protein MQSFDVIVIGTGSAGKTVAEAVRQAGKTVAIIDKLPFGGTCSQRGCDPKKVLVGAAEVIARSEQLVGKGIKAKAAINWPDLIQFKKTFTESIPDRTEKQFADEGIISFHGAATFLSTNTIRVGQNELQGTHIVIATGQRPKTLNIPGEELLTNSTGFMELAQLPKKIVMIGGGYIAFEFAHIAARAGAKVTILHQGKRPLEAFDADLVKLLVKAMEAIGIKIILEASVTSVKGKEGNLTVSYRQGRKIHSISTQLAVHGAGRVADVAELALEKAHVDVNEKGITVNEYLQSESNPAVYVCGDASDKGPPLTPLASYEGKIVADNILKGNRRTYDDAPIPSAVFTVPTLASVGLTEEQAKEQGRNVKVLFQETTDWYVSRRINEPYTGFKTLVDADTGQLIGAHLLGSGSDDLINLFTLAMKHGISAKDLVGTLLAYPTHGSDLSSMLPE, encoded by the coding sequence ATGCAGTCTTTTGATGTTATTGTTATTGGTACAGGATCGGCCGGAAAAACGGTGGCTGAAGCTGTTCGTCAGGCGGGTAAAACGGTGGCTATTATCGATAAATTACCTTTTGGAGGGACTTGTTCGCAACGTGGGTGCGATCCTAAAAAAGTGTTGGTAGGAGCGGCCGAAGTTATTGCCCGATCAGAACAGTTGGTTGGAAAGGGAATCAAGGCCAAGGCTGCTATTAACTGGCCGGACCTGATTCAATTCAAAAAAACATTTACAGAATCAATACCGGATCGAACCGAGAAACAGTTCGCGGATGAGGGCATTATTTCCTTTCATGGGGCGGCTACATTCTTGTCAACGAATACGATCCGCGTAGGGCAAAACGAGCTACAAGGTACCCATATAGTTATTGCAACTGGCCAACGCCCCAAAACACTTAACATTCCTGGGGAGGAGTTGCTCACAAATAGTACTGGCTTTATGGAGCTTGCCCAGCTTCCTAAGAAAATCGTGATGATTGGGGGCGGTTACATTGCTTTTGAATTCGCGCACATTGCTGCTCGTGCTGGCGCGAAAGTGACGATTCTTCATCAGGGCAAACGCCCACTTGAGGCTTTTGATGCCGATTTAGTGAAGCTTTTAGTAAAGGCTATGGAAGCGATTGGCATTAAGATCATTCTGGAAGCAAGCGTAACGTCAGTAAAAGGTAAAGAGGGTAATCTTACCGTTAGTTATCGACAAGGCAGGAAAATTCATTCGATCTCGACGCAATTGGCGGTTCATGGAGCTGGGCGTGTAGCCGATGTTGCCGAGCTGGCGCTGGAGAAGGCGCATGTTGATGTGAATGAGAAAGGAATAACCGTCAACGAATACCTGCAAAGTGAGTCAAATCCTGCAGTTTACGTTTGTGGAGATGCATCAGATAAAGGACCGCCCTTAACACCCCTGGCATCTTATGAAGGGAAGATTGTTGCTGATAATATCCTAAAGGGCAATCGACGTACCTATGATGACGCGCCAATTCCATCGGCTGTTTTCACGGTGCCGACGTTGGCGTCTGTTGGCTTAACGGAAGAGCAAGCCAAGGAGCAGGGACGCAACGTAAAGGTGCTATTTCAGGAAACGACCGACTGGTATGTTAGCCGACGTATTAACGAGCCATATACAGGCTTCAAAACGCTTGTTGATGCGGATACGGGTCAACTAATAGGAGCGCATTTACTTGGCTCGGGCAGCGATGATCTCATTAACCTGTTCACACTCGCCATGAAGCATGGCATTTCGGCAAAAGACCTAGTTGGTACGTTATTGGCTTACCCCACGCATGGGTCTGATTTGAGTTCGATGCTGCCGGAGTAA